A window of Zalophus californianus isolate mZalCal1 chromosome 17, mZalCal1.pri.v2, whole genome shotgun sequence genomic DNA:
TACAAAATGGGGatggggggacacctgggtggctcagttgttaaacagctgccttcagctcgggtcatgatcccagggtcctgggatcaagtcccaccacaggctccttgctcagcaaggaacctgtttctccctctgcctgccactcctcctgcttgtactctctctctctagcaaataaataaataaaatcttttttaaaaatgggaatggaTTTGAGTGTTAAAGAACTAAATACTTTACTGGCTACCCATATTGGCCACCTGAACAAGAAGGCAAATAGTGGAGTATGCCGATGACTCTGACCCCAAAAGTCAAAGACCATTATATTagcatagttttttgtttttgggttttttttagattttatttatttatttgacagagagagagaaacagcgagagcaggaacacaagcagggggagcaggagagggagaagcaggcttcccgctgagcaggaagcccgatgtgggactcgatcccaggaccctgggatcatgacctgagccgaaggcagacgcttaacgactgagccacccaggcgcccctatattagcatagtttttaaaaatttaaccagATATTGCTTATTTGGTATCTATATATAGTCTATCTTCATTATTTATGGATTCCATTTTTGTGAAGCTGTGtattcactaaaatttatttgtaactccAGAATCAGTAATTGTGACACTTTCATAGTCATTTACAGACATGTAGGGTGGAGAAAACTTGGACACAGATGTTCCCAGCTGCAGTTGAATAAAGCAGCGCTCTGCCTTCCTACCTGTGCACCCATcctgtaaacaagtgtcctttccACAATCTATTTGGTGGTGCTATGTTTTTGTGTATCTTGTTGGTGATGTTGCTGTTTAACCTGCCCCCCCCTCCAGCATAGTGGTGAAGGGCTGTTTAGCATGTTTAGCATCATAAGCGCAGAGGAAATATATGTGTTGCAaaagcttcattcaggcatgagttatagtgctgcTGACTGTGAGTTCAGTGTTCATGTATCAATAATATATACTGAATAAgatttctttaaacaaacaaacaaacaaaaaaccacatagACCATGGTTATGTACTGAAGAGTCAAAAATGTTGTAAGCAGAGGCTACAGGAACCTAACCCTATATTCATGGGGCTAACTGAATATTCACAGTAATTTTATAGAACATAAATAGCACGAATAAGAAGAATCAATGACtctatatgtatgtgtttgtgtgtatatacacatgattattttcatatacgtacatataaatatgtacataggtagatatatacacatacatatatatgtgcacatgCATAGATTTTAAAGTCtgcatatattttacatatacatatgcatgtgtgtttgtgtatattgCTCCCTCTGTGTTTGACTGAGCTATCAATTTATGTTACTGAATACTTCATCAGTACATCCTAAAACAACACCATTTTCTCACTTCCTAACATCATGATGGAGTCTAGGCAATTTTCTTCTCCCTGGACTAAGGTGGTGAGAGAATGGGACTCTCGGATGGTGTGGTTGCTCCTATCCTGAAGGGGCCCATTCCTTCCATGTGGCTTTCCCTGTCCTGTCAATCATTCCAGTGCAACGGTCTCCTTTCCTGTCTGTTCCAGACATTCTACCCAACCTGGAGCCAGAGGACCTGAACCCAAGAGAAATGCCAGTGAATTTGGAGGAAGGAGAATCTGGTATGTCCTGGCATTGTGACAAAGCCTGGAGGAAAATGAACTGTGGGTTGGGGTAAGAAGCTTGGTTCCTGAGGCAAGGCAGATTGTAAATTAGTACGTCAGCATCTCTTCTATGaatcagaattttaagaaaaaagagtagTTGTAGACATACCTAACTCAGAAGTCCAGCCACCAGCCCAGCTGGAGGCATTGAGTGATGTCGGCGAGGCATCTCTTCTGCCCTTCTCCTAGTTGCCTCTTCTCTGTGGGACTCAGCCTTGGGTGGTTTCTCCTACCGCAGTGGCCATGTTGGGCCACCAGCTACCTTACATTGTATCTGTTTAGCACCATCAGCAGAACGAGGAGTATTTTCTCATTGCTTCAGCACTCATCCTAGAACTAACTGAGCTGAATGAACTGAGGTCACGAGCTcagcaatgaatgaaatgatGAAGTGCTCTGGTTGGCTAAGACTGGCCCACGTACTTGTGTGAGGAGATGAAGTCAAAAGGAGCTGAGGGCCCAAGGGCAACACTCTAATCTATTATGAAAGTACACAGTAAGTGAGGTGTGGGATCCCCAGTTCCAGCCTTAGCACAGTTAGATTTCACCCATTCAACAAACACTGGAGGGCTGATGTTCTGACACCACAGTCGGAGCCAGAGTTgtaaattctactttattttggAGATGGCAGGCTGGAGGCTTAGAGATTCTGTGACTTGCTTATCCTCATAAAGCTAATAAGTAAATAGATCTTGAACTTGTAGTAAGCTTCCTCCTCTCTATCACCTGGAGGTGGAGGGAATGAAGTTGGAGTCAGACATCTTGTCTAATTTGTAAAGTTTCCtgttgaggggaggggagagagaatcacagGTTGAGATAAAGGCTGTGACAGATCCTGTTAACTCCCTACCCCATATCTCATGTGTTGacagaatataatttatttagggATAAAGTGGACCCAGCCCTAagggaaatactttttttccgGGTTTCCTTAAAGTTGGGGTTAACCATCTGATGGCGCTAAGGCCACGAGATATAAGTAGAAGTCTCCTGAGTGCTTCAGTTTGTACCAATAGATGTATACATGAGCTGTGAAcatgtccctcctccccactatTTCTGCTTTGAATACAAATATAACTTAGGACATAACGATAACATAACTACAGCAGTAATCTCCTAATCATGAGGCAAGAGGTATAAAGAATGTACTTACAGAAATGCAGTGTTACTTGGCCCTGATGCTGCAGAACCACTGAGTCAATTTCAACAGCTTTACACACCCCTCCCcaaatttattaagtaaaaagCAGTCCTTCTCTGCTTAAGCCACTTCAAGTTGACTTTTCTGATTACTCACAGCTTCTTCATTGGTGCAGTGTTGTCAGGAAAAGAGCATGATGTGTGCAGGTGTGTCATGGGACTTGATGTAGACGTCAAGGCTAGTTTTCTTTTCGTTCAATCGGTTCTTAAATAACTCTGACACTGTATCCTGTATTTCTCCCACCTTGCTAATCTAGATAAAATACAAGAATACAAGCTGCACATTATGGATGAGTATTCCATGATACGTATCGTGACCACTTGGTTTGGGACCCACGTAGACTTCTTCTACCAAGACATAGAGAGACACGAGAGGTTCTTACCATGTCTTTTTCTTCCCAAAAGACCTCAAGGTAGACAGCCCAAGACTGTGGTCCTACAGGGAGTCGCTGGGGTTGGAAAAACAAGCTTGGCCAAAAAGGTGATGTTGGAGTGGGCAGAAAACAAGTTCTACCCCCACAAGTTCTGGTGTGCTTTCTACTTCCATTGCACGGATATGGCCCAGGTGGATGAGCAGAGCTTCTCCGAGCTGATTGCCCATAAGTGGCCTGGGGCACGGTCTCTCATGTCCAAGATTATGTCCAAACCAGACCAACTTCTGCTCCTCTTTGATGGCTTTGAGGAAGTAACACTGACACTCACGGATAGACCAGCTGACCTGAGTGATGACTGGAGCCAGAAATTGCCTGGGTCTGTCCTTCTGACCAGTTTGTTGAGCAAAAAAATGCTTCCTGAAGCCACCTTACTGATCACCCTGAGGTTCACATCTTGGAGGAAACTTAAGCCCTTCCTAAAACATCCCTCTTTTATAACACTTACAGGGTTTAGTATGATGGAAAGAGCCAAGTATTTCAGAACATATTTCAGAAACAAGAGGGATGCTGATGAAGCCTTGAGTTTTGTCATGGGAAACACAATTCTCTTCTCCATGTGTCAGGTCCCTGTGGTTTGCTGGATGGTGTGTTCTTGTCTGAGACAGCAGATGGAGAGAGGAGCAGATCTTGCACAGTCATATCCAAATGCCACAGCTGTATTCGTCCAATATCTGTCTAGCTTATTTCCAACCAAACCTGGAAGACTTCCCAGTAACACTCATCAGAAGCAACTGGCAGGTCTGTGTTACTTGGCTGCAGAAGGTATGTGGAACATGCGATGGGTATTTGACACGAAAGACCTTGAGCAAGCCAAGCTGGATAAGACCGCTGTTGCTACTTTTCTCCGTGTGAATATTTTTCAAAGGGTGGCAGGTGACAGAGACCGTTATGCTTTTGCCGTCATAAGCTTCCAGGAGTTTTTTGCTGCCTTGTTGTACGTTCTGTGCTTCCCACAAAGACTCAGAAGTTTCTGGGTGTTGGACCGTGTTCAGATCATACGCCTGATAACATATCccggaagaaaaaaaaactatcttgcTCAGATGGGGCTTTTCTTATTTGGTCTTTTAAATGAAACATGTGCTTCAGCTGCAGGGAAGTCATTTGGATGCAAGCTGTCCCTGGGTAATAAGAAGAAATTGCTGAAAGTGGCAGCCCTGTCATATGAATGTAACCCACCAACCGTGCACCATGGCGTCCCACAGCTATTCTACTGTCTGCATGAAATCCAGGAGGAGGCATTTGTGAGTCAGATCCTAAGTGATTGTCAGAAAGCTGCTTTGATCATCAACAAGAAGAAAGACATGCAAGTGTCTGCTTTTTGTCTTAAGCACTGTCAACGTTTGCGGGATCTAGAACTGACTATTACTCTGACCATCACCCAAGTGTGCTCACTCCACCCGGATCCCCTCCATTCCACTGAGTGAGTGCTCTTATCTTTCCTTTGGCAACCTGTGCTTCCCAGGGACCTTGCTTACCATCCCCCAGGCATCCAGGGTGACCGGCTGTCCTGAGGCCGTCCCTCACACACGGGACTTCCAGTTCTAAAACCAGGGCAGGAGGTGCGTCTAGGATGCAGATTTCCATGCTAAAACTAGGAGAATCCTGGAAAAGCAAGATGATTTGTTTACCTTCCCTATCTCTAGTCTGCATGCCCTCCCCTCCCTTATATGTGGGACCTTGCTTCACCTGTCACCCCCACTTCTGTGTACCACCAGCTTGTTAGTCTCTAGGGAAGTGCTGTTCAATGGGTCTTTCTGTGGTGGTGGAAATCCACTATCTATGTGTGACTACTGAGCACTTGGAATATGGCTAGTGTGACAGAGGCactgcattttaaatttcatttaactttaattaatttaaatttgaatagtcacatgtagctagtggccaccatattggacagtgcagctcCAAGGGAGATTTCCTTTCAGTGTAAAAACATCACTTCCATCTTTCATTAgggaaaaaagaactgaaaactacATGTCCTCATCAGGGGACTATCACATCTCCCTCCTTGTTTTCCTACCAAACACCTTGAAAACACCACTTCTATTCACTGTTTCTTCCCTACTCCCCACTGTGATCTGAAGTGGGTGTTCTGGCTTCCTGGGCAAGAGTTTGAGTTCTCCATCTCCTCCAGAGACCAACGAACTGTGTGTCTTTGGACAAGTTTACCTAActtttctgggtctgtttcttcatgagtaaatgattttaaaaaaatgatttaaaaaaatgattaaaaaaaatagtacacacCCCACAAggtttttatgaagattaaatgagataataggcATGATACACCAAACCTGTCTCAGCCTTTAGTTCCTACCAATAAATACAAGCTATAATTACTAATGTGATTCTTATTCCCACCACTCAACTGAAATACTCTCTCAGAAGATCTATACTTAAATAtagtggatttatttttcttaagaagtGACAGTACTGACTACTCATTTTCTCATACAGTTTTCATACTCTGCCCTGTACCAGACATGGTGCCAGGTATTTTTACTTTATGTGAATTATTCCTTTTAATGTCACCATTGGACACCATGAAGCAATGGGGGTCAGATAGAGtcataacttgtccaaggtcacacagcttgttgAAGCTAAGACTTAAACTGAAATCAGACCTCTGGTAGCTATGATGAAGAGCCAGAAAACTAGACTGACCCCTGGTATTGGAGTCACGGGAGGGACCCCAACCCTTCTTGATGCAAAATTAGAGTGCTTCCCTCATTCCTTAGCTGCTCTGTGTAAAGGAGCCACAATCTCTTCCAGACACATTTTTCTTCCATGAAAGCCAGCATAA
This region includes:
- the NLRP8 gene encoding NACHT, LRR and PYD domains-containing protein 8 — translated: MSDVNLKSGPFAYSSSRSSCSSSSSSSCSSSSPCYLISSLMSSASSNSPFENGVMLYMVYLSKEELQTFKQLLVDENPRPGSVQITWDQVKTARWGEVVHLLVEFFPGRLAWDVTHDIFAKMNQTELCLRVQMELNDILPNLEPEDLNPREMPVNLEEGESDKIQEYKLHIMDEYSMIRIVTTWFGTHVDFFYQDIERHERFLPCLFLPKRPQGRQPKTVVLQGVAGVGKTSLAKKVMLEWAENKFYPHKFWCAFYFHCTDMAQVDEQSFSELIAHKWPGARSLMSKIMSKPDQLLLLFDGFEEVTLTLTDRPADLSDDWSQKLPGSVLLTSLLSKKMLPEATLLITLRFTSWRKLKPFLKHPSFITLTGFSMMERAKYFRTYFRNKRDADEALSFVMGNTILFSMCQVPVVCWMVCSCLRQQMERGADLAQSYPNATAVFVQYLSSLFPTKPGRLPSNTHQKQLAGLCYLAAEGMWNMRWVFDTKDLEQAKLDKTAVATFLRVNIFQRVAGDRDRYAFAVISFQEFFAALLYVLCFPQRLRSFWVLDRVQIIRLITYPGRKKNYLAQMGLFLFGLLNETCASAAGKSFGCKLSLGNKKKLLKVAALSYECNPPTVHHGVPQLFYCLHEIQEEAFVSQILSDCQKAALIINKKKDMQVSAFCLKHCQRLRDLELTITLTITQVCSLHPDPLHSTEPESSDQCFLWWQDFCSVFRTHENLEVLTVTNTSMETESVKVLSTALRHPGCKLQKLILRCLHPSMLNEDLIQVLIENRYLRYLEIQVTEVRCEAMEFLCTALKSPQCYLQCLRLEDCSVTPKCWVDLARDLGSNKHLKTLMLRSSCLETFGAYCLSVAQLEKLVLENCDLTLLTCKSLTSSLKSNEMLTHLSLAENALKDEGAKQLCSALQHPACPLQRLVLRNCALTSDCCQDLASALDKNKNLRSLDLGFNSLKDDGVNLLFEALTKPKSGLQILELDKCLFTSVCCQTMASMLLHNQSLRYLDVSKNDIGHRGIVLLREAFQQRKWKEKVVLETKQNYAPSMMTRLEGPVVKNKILRIVQDWSADCWDEARWIE